The Cloacibacterium caeni region GAAGTTTTCAGCTCCAAGTGAAGCCATATCTTCGTACGTTTTCCATCTTAAATCGACTATTTCCTGAGCTAATTTCATTAAATGTTCAGCATCTTGTGGTTGCGTTTGTTTTAGAACTCGGTAACGCAACTCATTGTACGCATATTCTTCAAACGGAATTGTAGGACGAATAGAATCTAAGATAAACGGATTTTTATTATTTTTTCTCAACACAGGATTGAATCTAATCAATGGCCAATAACCACTTGCTACAGCCATTTTTTGTTGGTTCAAACCTTTTTCCATATCAATTCCGTGTGCAATACAATGACTGTACGCTAAAATTAATGAAGGTCCGTCATAAGCTTCTGCTTCACGCATTGCTAATAATGTTTGTTGAGGATTTGCTCCCATCGCAACCGTTGCTACATAAACATTTCCGTAAGAAATAGCTTGCATCGCCAAATCTTTTTTGCCAACACGTTTTCCTGCAGTTGCAAATTTTGCAGAAGCTGCAGTTGGCGTAGCTTTAGAACTTTGTCCACCCGTATTACTATAAACCTCAGTATCTAAAACCAAAACATTGATATTTCTTCCTGTAGAAAGTGCGTGGTCTAAACCTCCACTTCCGATATCATAAGCCCAACCATCACCACCAATGAGCCAAACAGCACGGTGAACCAAGTGGTCTGCAAGAGAATAGAGGTGTTTCGCATCTGGATTTTCAGAAAATTGCAATCTATTTTTTAGAATTTCAACTCTTTCTCTTTGTTTGATGATTTGACTTTCTAATTTTTGAGGTGCATTTAGAATTTCATTGATGAAATCTTCGCCCAACTCTGGTTTTAATTTTTCGGCGTAATAATGAGCCATTTGCAATTGCTTATCTGCAGAAAGTCTCATTCCTAAACCAAATTCGGCATTATCTTCGAAGAGAGAATTGCTCCAAGCTGGTCCTTTTCCTTTAGAATTAGAACTCCAAGGTGTAGTTGGTAAATTTCCTCCGTAGATTGATGAACAACCCGTTGCATTGGCTACCATTAATCTATCACCAAAAAGTTGAGTAAGAACTTTAATGTAAGGTGTTTCTCCACAACCTGCACAAGCTCCAGAAAACTCGAACATCGGTTCTAAGAATTGTACGCCGTGAACTGTAGAATAATTCACCATATTTTTATCGTGAATTGGCAATTTCTCAAAATAAGAAATCACTTTTCTATGTTTTTTAAGGTCTGGATTTTTTGGTAAAATATTAATCGCGCGCAATTCTTCGTTTTCCTGATCAATTACTGGACATGCTTCGTAGCATAATTTACAACCAGTACAATCTTCTTCATAAACCTGAAGCGTGAACTTGGTTTCAGGGAAACCTCTTGCATTAATTGGCGCAGATTGGAAACCTTCTGGAACTTCGGTCAATAAATCTTTGTGATAAAATTTAGAACGAATTACAGAATGAGGACAAACAAAACTACAATTACCACATTGAATACAGATATCTGCATTCCAATGGGCTACTTTTTCAGAAATATTTCGTTTTTCCCATTTAGTCGTTCCATTAGGGTAAGTTCCATCAGCAGGAATGGCACTTACAGGCAATTCATCGCCTTTGCCAATCATCATTTTGTAAGTGATATTTTTCACAAAATCTGGCGCATTTTCGTCAACAGTTTGCTCCTCTCCTTTTTCGGCGGTTACTGCATTTGGAATTTTAACTTCGAATAAATTGGCTAACGTTTGATCAACAGCTAAGAAATTTTTATCTACAACAGCTTGTCCTTTTTTGATGTACGTTTTTTCAATTGCTTTTTTGATTTGTTTTATGGCTTCTTCCTCTGGCAAAACTCCTGAAAGTTTGAAAAAACAAGTTTGCATAATGGTATTAATTCTGCCTCGCATCCCTGTTTTTTCGGC contains the following coding sequences:
- the nifJ gene encoding pyruvate:ferredoxin (flavodoxin) oxidoreductase, with protein sequence MKNQNKIIATIDGNEAAAYIAYRVNEVCAIYPITPSSTMAELADEWASKGIKNIWGNVPEIIEMQSEGGAAGTVHGSLQAGALTTTFTASQGLMLMLPNMYKIAGELTSAVFHVAARSLAAQALSIFGDHQDVMAARTTGFAMLSSASVQEAHDMALIAQATTLRARIPFIHFFDGFRTSHEVNKINLLNDDQIRAMIDDELVIAHRNRSLNPDKPFVRGTAQNPDVYFQGRETSNPYYAKIPTILKEEMKKFSKISGRNYAPVTYFGHPEAENVIVIMGSGVETVIPTSEFLNKNGERTGVLKISLFRPFPNEDFISVLPKSVKKIAVLDRTKEPGSNGEPMYQDVLVCLTEALTNGTLEKMPKIIGGRYGLSSKEFTPAMVKAVYDNLKTENSKNHFTVGITDDVSFTSINVDYNFKLDDSGWNQALFFGLGADGTVGANKNSIKIIGENTELSAQGYFVYDSKKSGAKTVSHLRFGHEPIEAPYLISKADFIACHFFKFLENEDMLSFAKNGAKFLLNSPYSKDEVWDKLPYQVQQQLIEKNIRFFVIDANEVAEKTGMRGRINTIMQTCFFKLSGVLPEEEAIKQIKKAIEKTYIKKGQAVVDKNFLAVDQTLANLFEVKIPNAVTAEKGEEQTVDENAPDFVKNITYKMMIGKGDELPVSAIPADGTYPNGTTKWEKRNISEKVAHWNADICIQCGNCSFVCPHSVIRSKFYHKDLLTEVPEGFQSAPINARGFPETKFTLQVYEEDCTGCKLCYEACPVIDQENEELRAINILPKNPDLKKHRKVISYFEKLPIHDKNMVNYSTVHGVQFLEPMFEFSGACAGCGETPYIKVLTQLFGDRLMVANATGCSSIYGGNLPTTPWSSNSKGKGPAWSNSLFEDNAEFGLGMRLSADKQLQMAHYYAEKLKPELGEDFINEILNAPQKLESQIIKQRERVEILKNRLQFSENPDAKHLYSLADHLVHRAVWLIGGDGWAYDIGSGGLDHALSTGRNINVLVLDTEVYSNTGGQSSKATPTAASAKFATAGKRVGKKDLAMQAISYGNVYVATVAMGANPQQTLLAMREAEAYDGPSLILAYSHCIAHGIDMEKGLNQQKMAVASGYWPLIRFNPVLRKNNKNPFILDSIRPTIPFEEYAYNELRYRVLKQTQPQDAEHLMKLAQEIVDLRWKTYEDMASLGAENFQPTF